The Micromonospora sp. WMMD961 genome has a segment encoding these proteins:
- a CDS encoding CYTH and CHAD domain-containing protein has translation MVEEEQKYEVDDTYVLPDLAATAPPGGRVRALPPVTLVARYLDTVDLRLARAGASLRHRKGDELPWTVKLPTDTPGVRHEVSRPGPKRQPPPELVELVTVLHRGAALAPVTVVRTVRHAYEVCDRAGTVLAEVVDDRVTVLDDSGATTDTFRELEVERKAGDRSLLDRIGAVLREAGAQRGSFVPKHVRALGATAQADPDLVGPAGLPAEPTAGDVVTEALRKEIRRLLAHDPLVRLRAPAAGGDTGVHQMRVACRRLRSDLRTFTPLVRKTWSRPLRTELRWLAGVLGAARDAEVLRARLRETADADPLSPLDEGAVGRLDDVLAARQRTALAVIDEALRGARYLALVDSLVLASASPRLTSRAAAPAAEALPALVARPWARLTGPEGVEGLDAQSPDDRWHAVRKEAKQARYAVNAVAPTVSKGARRLSRALARVQDVLGEHQDAAVAADTWLEIAAERPDDHELAVTAGRLAERERACVHRMRAAFPAAWHRATRRRRTRWLP, from the coding sequence ATGGTCGAGGAGGAGCAGAAGTACGAGGTGGACGACACCTACGTGCTGCCGGACCTGGCCGCCACGGCACCGCCCGGGGGCCGGGTCCGGGCGCTGCCACCGGTGACGTTGGTCGCCCGCTATCTCGACACCGTCGACCTGAGGCTGGCCCGCGCCGGTGCCTCACTGCGCCACCGCAAGGGCGACGAGCTGCCCTGGACCGTGAAACTGCCGACCGACACCCCGGGCGTCCGGCACGAGGTCTCCCGCCCGGGGCCGAAGAGGCAGCCACCGCCGGAGCTGGTGGAGCTGGTCACCGTCCTGCACCGGGGGGCGGCGCTGGCTCCGGTGACCGTGGTCCGGACGGTCCGGCACGCGTACGAGGTGTGCGACAGGGCCGGCACGGTGCTGGCCGAGGTGGTGGACGACCGGGTGACGGTGCTGGACGACTCCGGTGCCACCACCGACACGTTCCGCGAGCTCGAGGTCGAGCGCAAGGCCGGCGACCGGAGTCTGCTCGACCGGATCGGCGCGGTGCTGCGCGAGGCAGGCGCCCAGCGCGGGTCGTTCGTCCCGAAGCACGTACGGGCGCTGGGCGCGACGGCGCAGGCCGATCCGGACCTCGTCGGCCCGGCCGGGCTGCCCGCCGAGCCGACCGCCGGTGACGTGGTGACCGAGGCGCTCCGTAAGGAGATCCGCCGACTGCTGGCGCACGACCCGCTGGTCCGGCTCCGCGCCCCGGCCGCCGGCGGCGACACCGGTGTGCACCAGATGCGGGTGGCCTGCCGCCGCCTCCGCAGTGACCTGCGCACCTTCACACCGTTGGTCCGCAAGACCTGGTCCCGTCCGCTGCGCACCGAGCTGCGCTGGCTGGCCGGTGTCCTCGGCGCGGCCCGGGACGCCGAGGTGCTGCGTGCCCGGCTGCGCGAAACCGCCGACGCGGACCCGCTGAGCCCGCTGGACGAGGGCGCGGTGGGCCGGCTGGACGACGTCCTCGCCGCACGGCAGCGAACGGCGCTCGCCGTCATCGACGAGGCGTTGCGCGGCGCCCGTTACCTGGCCCTGGTGGACTCCCTGGTGCTGGCCTCCGCCTCGCCCCGGCTCACCAGCCGGGCGGCCGCGCCAGCGGCGGAGGCGTTGCCCGCGCTGGTGGCCCGACCGTGGGCGCGGTTGACCGGGCCGGAGGGCGTGGAGGGGCTCGACGCGCAGTCGCCGGACGACAGGTGGCACGCCGTCCGCAAGGAGGCCAAACAGGCCCGGTACGCGGTCAACGCGGTGGCACCGACGGTCAGCAAGGGAGCGCGCCGGCTGTCCCGCGCCCTGGCCCGGGTGCAGGACGTGCTCGGCGAGCACCAGGATGCGGCGGTGGCGGCGGACACCTGGTTGGAGATCGCCGCCGAGCGGCCGGACGACCACGAGCTGGCGGTCACCGCCGGGCGCCTCGCCGAGCGGGAACGCGCCTGCGTACACCGGATGCGGGCTGCCTTCCCGGCGGCCTGGCACCGGGCCACCCGACGGCGGCGGACCAGGTGGCTGCCGTGA
- a CDS encoding RNA degradosome polyphosphate kinase, which produces MSTPREQPAHPPATDLRNGSRARGTDGRFRPSRAERAGAARADTLADDPGAASSGLDEVLDPAPTSNEVDAPATTGVHQVLPDGLPTAAEEEDDEPPAPLPEDRFLNRELSWLDFNARVLALAEDQRTPLLERAKFLAIFASNLDEFFMVRIAGLKRRLSAGLPVRGGDRLPLRTQLELIAERTAALVARHAACFVDDVLPKLADEGIRILRWGELGDPERERLRTYFREHIFPVLTPLAVDPAHPFPYISGRSLNLAVAVRDPDGGSELFARVKVPNNVPRFVRVDRGQPGVRMLPLEDLISVHLGQLFSGMQVVECHLFRVTRNAEVEVDEDRDEDLLQALERELARRRFGPPVRLEVAASISDHMLELLVRELDMDDQDVLRVPGLLDLSALWQVYGEADRPDLKDPPFVPATHPRLAEGEVPRSVFATLRDGDILVHHPYHSFATSVQRFIEQAAADPNVLAIKQTLYRTSGDSPIVDALVDAAAAGKQVVVLVEVKARFDEVANIGWARTLERAGCHVVYGLVGLKTHCKTALVVRQEGNQIRRYCHIGTGNYHPKTARLYEDFGMLTADPEIGADLTDLFNVLTGYSRQTAYRRLLVAPQGIRAGLIERIEREISHVRLGMPGLVQFKVNSLVDEGVTDALYRASQAGVHVDLLIRGMCTLRPGVPGLSENIRVRSILGRFLEHSRVFRFGNNGEAEFWMGSADLMHRNLDRRVEALVQVSDPIARAELDQVLTAAMSPDVDAFELAGDGSWTRRTSTDDTHRAHLQELLLRRVGGTAG; this is translated from the coding sequence GTGAGCACCCCTCGCGAGCAACCGGCCCACCCGCCCGCCACCGACCTCCGCAACGGTTCCCGCGCACGCGGCACCGACGGGCGCTTCCGCCCGTCCCGCGCCGAACGGGCCGGCGCCGCCCGCGCCGACACCCTCGCCGACGACCCGGGGGCCGCCTCCTCCGGGCTGGACGAGGTCCTCGACCCCGCGCCGACGAGCAACGAGGTGGACGCCCCGGCCACCACCGGCGTCCACCAGGTCCTGCCGGACGGCCTCCCGACCGCCGCCGAGGAGGAGGACGACGAACCACCGGCGCCGCTGCCCGAGGACCGGTTCCTCAACCGGGAGCTGTCCTGGCTCGACTTCAACGCCCGCGTGCTCGCCCTGGCCGAGGACCAGCGCACCCCACTGCTGGAACGGGCCAAGTTCCTGGCGATCTTCGCCAGCAACCTCGACGAGTTCTTCATGGTCCGGATCGCCGGGCTGAAGCGGCGACTCTCCGCCGGCCTGCCTGTGCGCGGCGGGGACCGGCTGCCGCTGCGTACCCAGTTGGAGCTGATCGCGGAGCGGACGGCCGCGCTGGTCGCCCGGCACGCCGCCTGCTTCGTGGACGACGTGCTGCCCAAGCTGGCCGACGAGGGCATCCGCATCCTGCGCTGGGGCGAGTTGGGCGACCCGGAGCGGGAACGGCTGCGCACCTACTTCCGGGAGCACATCTTCCCGGTGCTGACCCCGCTCGCGGTCGACCCGGCGCACCCGTTCCCGTACATCTCGGGGCGGTCGCTGAACCTGGCGGTGGCGGTTCGTGACCCCGACGGCGGCTCCGAGCTGTTCGCCCGGGTGAAGGTGCCCAACAACGTCCCCCGCTTCGTCCGGGTCGACCGGGGCCAGCCGGGCGTACGGATGCTGCCCCTGGAAGACCTGATCTCGGTGCACCTGGGGCAGCTGTTCAGCGGCATGCAGGTCGTCGAGTGCCACCTGTTCCGGGTCACCCGCAACGCCGAGGTGGAGGTCGACGAGGACCGCGACGAGGACCTGCTGCAGGCCCTGGAACGGGAGCTGGCCCGGCGGCGGTTCGGTCCGCCGGTCCGCCTGGAGGTGGCCGCGTCGATCTCCGACCACATGTTGGAGCTGCTCGTCCGCGAGCTGGACATGGACGACCAGGACGTGCTGCGGGTGCCCGGGTTGCTGGACCTGTCCGCGTTGTGGCAGGTCTACGGGGAGGCGGACCGGCCGGACCTCAAGGACCCGCCGTTCGTGCCGGCCACCCATCCCCGGCTCGCCGAGGGCGAGGTGCCGCGCAGCGTCTTCGCCACCCTGCGCGACGGGGACATCCTGGTGCACCACCCGTACCACTCGTTCGCGACCAGCGTGCAGCGCTTCATCGAGCAGGCCGCCGCCGACCCGAACGTGCTGGCCATCAAGCAGACCCTCTACCGCACCAGCGGCGACTCCCCGATCGTCGACGCGTTGGTCGACGCGGCCGCCGCCGGCAAGCAGGTGGTGGTGCTGGTGGAGGTGAAGGCCCGCTTCGACGAGGTGGCGAACATCGGCTGGGCCCGCACGTTGGAACGTGCCGGCTGCCACGTGGTGTACGGCCTGGTCGGCCTGAAGACGCACTGCAAGACCGCGCTGGTGGTCCGCCAGGAGGGCAACCAGATCCGCCGCTACTGCCACATCGGCACCGGCAACTACCACCCCAAGACCGCCCGGCTGTACGAGGACTTCGGGATGCTCACCGCCGACCCGGAGATCGGTGCCGACCTCACCGACCTGTTCAACGTCCTGACCGGATACAGCCGGCAGACCGCGTACCGGCGGTTGCTGGTCGCCCCACAGGGCATCCGCGCCGGCCTCATCGAGCGCATCGAGCGGGAGATCTCGCACGTCCGGCTGGGCATGCCCGGCCTGGTCCAGTTCAAGGTCAACTCACTGGTCGACGAGGGGGTGACCGACGCGCTGTACCGGGCCTCCCAGGCCGGTGTCCACGTCGACCTGCTCATCCGGGGCATGTGCACGCTGCGCCCCGGGGTGCCCGGGCTGTCGGAGAACATCCGGGTCCGCTCGATCCTCGGCCGCTTCCTGGAGCACTCCCGGGTGTTCCGGTTCGGCAACAACGGGGAGGCCGAGTTCTGGATGGGGTCGGCCGACCTGATGCACCGCAACCTGGACCGCCGGGTGGAGGCGCTGGTGCAGGTGAGCGACCCGATCGCACGCGCCGAACTGGACCAGGTGCTGACCGCCGCCATGAGCCCCGACGTGGACGCGTTCGAGCTGGCCGGCGACGGGAGCTGGACCCGGCGTACCAGCACCGACGACACCCACCGGGCGCATCTGCAGGAACTGCTGCTGCGCCGCGTCGGTGGCACGGCCGGCTGA
- a CDS encoding cold-shock protein, with protein sequence MQGTVASYDAATRSGVLLLDDGTEMRFPARAFDASGLRLLRLGQRVHIDTDPDGAVVRVTLPTMI encoded by the coding sequence ATGCAGGGCACGGTGGCCAGCTACGACGCGGCGACACGAAGCGGTGTCCTGCTGCTCGACGACGGCACCGAGATGCGCTTCCCCGCGCGGGCCTTCGATGCCTCCGGGCTGCGACTTCTCCGGCTCGGCCAGCGGGTTCACATCGACACCGATCCCGACGGTGCGGTCGTCCGGGTGACATTGCCGACGATGATCTGA
- the cofC gene encoding 2-phospho-L-lactate guanylyltransferase, which translates to MSQPRWAVVVPVKHLGAAKSRLRGALSGVPHEELALALAADTLRAVLACPAVAEALVVTDDTRVAAEARAAGARVLPDGPDSGLNAAFRHGAAGTTTGWVAGLTADLPALRPAELAGALLAAQNGRPGVRRFVPDAPGSGTVLLTAPPGVPLEPRFGVGSAAAHTASGALPLTGDWPSLRRDVDTPADLVTATRLGLGPHTAALVAGDRPAHCTG; encoded by the coding sequence TCAGCCGAGGTGGGCCGTGGTGGTGCCGGTGAAGCATCTGGGCGCGGCAAAGAGCCGGCTGCGGGGCGCGCTGTCCGGCGTACCGCACGAGGAACTGGCGCTGGCCCTGGCGGCCGACACCCTCCGCGCGGTGCTGGCCTGCCCGGCGGTCGCCGAGGCCCTGGTGGTCACGGACGACACCCGCGTGGCGGCGGAGGCGCGGGCCGCCGGCGCGCGGGTGCTGCCCGACGGGCCGGACTCCGGCCTGAACGCGGCGTTCCGGCACGGCGCGGCCGGGACAACCACCGGCTGGGTGGCCGGGCTCACCGCGGACCTGCCGGCGCTGCGCCCGGCCGAGCTGGCCGGCGCACTGCTCGCGGCCCAGAACGGCCGGCCGGGGGTACGCCGGTTCGTGCCGGACGCACCCGGCAGCGGCACGGTTCTGCTCACCGCCCCGCCCGGCGTTCCGCTGGAACCCCGTTTCGGGGTGGGCTCGGCCGCCGCGCACACGGCGAGCGGGGCGCTGCCACTGACCGGAGACTGGCCCAGCCTGCGCCGGGACGTGGACACCCCCGCGGACCTGGTGACCGCCACCCGGCTCGGGCTGGGGCCGCACACCGCCGCACTCGTCGCCGGTGACCGCCCCGCCCACTGCACGGGCTGA